Genomic DNA from Chitinophaga lutea:
CTGTTGTTCCGTCAGCAGCGCCACCAGTCCGTCGTTGGCGGCCCGCCAGGGATACAGCCGCTCGTCGGAGCCCTGTATCTCCAGTTCGGTATTGACGATCTGTGTGAACTTTGCCATCGCCTCCCCCCAACCATATCCTTTAAAGTTTTTGAAAATCGTGTAGGGCCTGCCGTTCAGGGAAATGCTGTGGTTGAGCCAGTGGTTTTTATCGTCCCATACTTCCCGGTGCGCGGTCACTTTCATGGCAACGCCCATTTTATCGAACACAGGTTGCATATCGCGCAGCAGACCGGTAAAACCGCCTTCCTCGAACAAATCTTCATTGTCCGCACCGAAGCAACGGAAACTGACGGAATAAGAAGTACTGTCGCCGTCAGTAAAACAGCCTGGGAACCCGGTGGCGGGATCGGAGTTTTTTGCCATGTAGTTTTGCAGGGCGCTGAGATGTTGTGAGTCCGTGTATTTGAAATAACCCAGCTCATCCAGCTTCAGCACGAATGCTTCCCCTTCCTTGATGCGCCGGACTACGTCCGTCCGGCTTTTTCCTTCCGTGGGCGCATTGGCGGTAAGTGCGGCCGTTCTGCGGTCGATCCGTTTTTTAGCCATGTACAGGGAAATGACTAAACAAACGGCAACGACGAGATACATGAGCGGTTTTTGCATGGCATTGTTGTATAGGCCGGCCAAATATAAACAAAAAGCCGGGCGGAAAAATCCACCCGGCCTGGCAAGCATATGTCTCCGTTTATTGAAGCAGTTTGGACAGCTTTTCTTCGAGCTGCTGCCCGTTCAGGTCTTTGGCAATGATCACACCGTCGGGCCCTATCAGGAAGTTCGACGGAATGCTTTTGATGTTGTAGCGTTTCGCCGCGTTATTGTCCCACAGCCCGAGATCGGACACATGTTCCCAGGGCAGCCCGTCGGTGGCGATGGCTTTCACCCAGGCTGTCGAATCACGGTCGAGCGACACGCCCAGTATCCGGAAGTTGCGGTCTTTAAAACGGTCGTAGGCCTTTTTGAGCGCCGGGTTTTCCTCGCGGCAGGGTTTGCACCAGCTTGCCCAGAAATCCAGCAGTACATAACTGCCTTTGAAGGATGCGAGGCGCAGCGGTTTGCCCGCCGGGGTGTTCATGGTAAAATCCATCGCCGGTTGGCCGGGCTCGGTTTTGTGCATGATATCGAATTCCTCCTGCAGCAGTTTCCCCGCGGCGGACGCCCTCACCTGTGGGGCAAGGCGTGCAAAAGCCTGCTCCATGTCGGCGAGGGGCTTACTGCGGAGCAGGTCTTTCAGCTTATAGAGGCTCACATAACTGGCGGGGTGTTGCTGTATGAATTGTTCGCACAGCGGGTTGTATTCTTCTTCGATCATGCGGCCGGTGATCTCCAGCACGCTGTCTTTTTTCGAACGGTCTTTTTGCAGCAGCGCATACAGCGGGTCCATCCTGTCCGTCACGGGTTTGACCGTTTGCAGGAATTGCGCGTATTCGCGCTGTGCCGCGCCACCTGCGATGGCCACCTTCTCCGGCGCATCGGCCCGACCCTTCACCGTCATCGCCGTATTTTCAAGGTATAACATGATGCTGAAGCCATGGTCCTTCGTAAAAAGAAATGCTTCCTGCGGATGCGGCACACTGCCCTTGAAAGTAAAGGCGCCGTTCCGGAGGGCGGTGGAATCATGTGTTTTATCATGGTACAGGTAGATGACCGCATCCTGCAGCCCGTCTATCTTTCCCTGCACGGTGAAACTTTGCGCCTGTGCCGCCATGCTCCAGCACAGCAGCGTAACGATGCTAATACCCTTCATTCTGCACGAGTTTGTTGTTACGCAAAAGCTCCGTCGTCGTGAACGGGAAATACAGCCGCGTTTTATTCTGTCCTTTCGAGACGAGGAACGGCAGCGCCTTACCG
This window encodes:
- a CDS encoding TlpA disulfide reductase family protein; its protein translation is MKGISIVTLLCWSMAAQAQSFTVQGKIDGLQDAVIYLYHDKTHDSTALRNGAFTFKGSVPHPQEAFLFTKDHGFSIMLYLENTAMTVKGRADAPEKVAIAGGAAQREYAQFLQTVKPVTDRMDPLYALLQKDRSKKDSVLEITGRMIEEEYNPLCEQFIQQHPASYVSLYKLKDLLRSKPLADMEQAFARLAPQVRASAAGKLLQEEFDIMHKTEPGQPAMDFTMNTPAGKPLRLASFKGSYVLLDFWASWCKPCREENPALKKAYDRFKDRNFRILGVSLDRDSTAWVKAIATDGLPWEHVSDLGLWDNNAAKRYNIKSIPSNFLIGPDGVIIAKDLNGQQLEEKLSKLLQ